The following proteins are encoded in a genomic region of Mycolicibacterium confluentis:
- the gmk gene encoding guanylate kinase, whose product MSTGGGPDGRVVVLSGPSAVGKSTVVRCLRERIPELYFSVSATTRAPRPGEVDGVDYHFVSAEQFQSLIERDELLEWAEIHGGLQRSGTPRDAVQAAMHAGRPVLIEVDLAGARAVKAAMPTALSVFLAPPSWAVLEARLVGRGTETPEVMERRLATARAELAAQDDFDVVVVNRELESACSELVSLLVGHAPEAHP is encoded by the coding sequence GTGAGCACTGGCGGAGGACCGGACGGCCGCGTGGTCGTGCTGTCCGGTCCTTCCGCGGTCGGTAAGTCGACCGTCGTTCGCTGCCTGCGGGAACGGATCCCCGAGCTGTATTTCAGCGTCTCGGCCACCACCAGGGCCCCGCGCCCCGGTGAGGTCGACGGTGTGGATTACCACTTCGTGTCCGCAGAGCAGTTCCAGAGCCTGATCGAGCGCGATGAGCTGCTCGAATGGGCTGAGATTCACGGCGGTCTGCAGCGCTCGGGAACCCCGAGGGACGCTGTGCAGGCCGCTATGCATGCAGGTCGGCCCGTGTTGATCGAGGTCGATCTTGCGGGTGCGCGTGCCGTCAAGGCCGCGATGCCCACCGCGTTGAGCGTCTTCCTGGCCCCGCCGAGTTGGGCCGTTCTGGAGGCGCGCCTCGTCGGACGAGGCACCGAAACGCCCGAAGTCATGGAGCGCAGACTGGCCACCGCACGGGCGGAACTGGCGGCTCAAGACGACTTCGACGTCGTCGTCGTGAACAGGGAATTGGAAAGCGCCTGCTCTGAATTGGTATCCTTGCTGGTGGGACATGCGCCGGAAGCCCATCCTTAG
- a CDS encoding primosomal protein N' yields MLTVPHLDREFDYLVSAEQSDDAQPGVRVRVRFHGRLVDGFILERRSDTDHAGKLGWLDRVVSAEPVLTPEIRRLVDAVAARYAGIRADVLRLAIPPRHARAERDIATAETPLTFEPPDPTPWSGYRGGESFLTALAEARAVRAVWQALPGESWADRFADMAAATLCGGRGVVAVVPDQRDVDALYASTVARLGKDAASTVVALSAGLGPSARYRRWLAALRGNASVVIGTRSAVFAPVTALGLVLIWDDGDDTLAEPRAPYPHARDVAMLRAHQMRCAAVIGGYARTAEAQALVRSGWAHDLVATRPVLRARAPRVVALENDGFQQERDAAAHSARLPSVALQAARTALQAERPVLVQVPRRGYVPSLACAKCRTVARCRHCTGPLSLTDRLTTGAVCRWCGRHDSTLRCVRCGSDAVRAVVIGSRRTAEELGRAFPGTTIVTSSGESMVSTVEDGPVVAVATPGAEPAAPHGYGAALLLDAWALLGRQDLRAAEDTLRRWLGAAALVRPHSEGGAVVVVAEASLPTVQCLVRWDPVGAAEAELDSRAEVGLPPSVHIAALDGTSDGVSALLETAGLPGDLAGPMDVLGPVDLPLGARRPAGLDPDAEVIRMLVRVRRDQGLELASTLRRATGVLSARRDHELVRVQVDPLHIG; encoded by the coding sequence ATGCTCACCGTGCCGCACCTCGATCGCGAGTTCGACTACCTGGTCAGCGCCGAACAGTCCGATGACGCCCAACCCGGGGTCCGGGTTCGAGTGCGGTTCCACGGCCGTCTGGTCGACGGGTTCATCCTGGAACGTCGCAGCGACACCGACCACGCCGGGAAACTCGGCTGGCTCGATCGGGTGGTGTCGGCTGAACCCGTGCTGACCCCGGAGATCCGCAGACTGGTCGACGCCGTCGCGGCACGGTACGCGGGTATCCGCGCCGACGTGCTGCGGCTGGCCATCCCACCCCGGCACGCCCGCGCAGAACGAGACATCGCCACGGCGGAAACACCTTTGACGTTCGAGCCGCCGGACCCGACGCCGTGGTCGGGATATCGCGGAGGGGAGTCGTTCCTGACGGCGCTCGCCGAGGCGCGGGCCGTGCGCGCGGTGTGGCAGGCGCTGCCCGGTGAGTCCTGGGCCGACCGCTTCGCCGACATGGCCGCGGCGACGCTGTGCGGGGGACGGGGTGTCGTCGCGGTGGTGCCCGATCAGCGCGATGTCGACGCGCTGTACGCCAGCACCGTGGCGCGACTCGGCAAGGATGCGGCCTCGACGGTCGTCGCGCTCTCGGCGGGCCTGGGCCCCTCCGCGCGCTACCGACGGTGGCTGGCGGCCCTGCGCGGCAACGCCTCGGTCGTGATCGGCACCCGCAGTGCGGTGTTCGCGCCCGTGACGGCGCTGGGCCTGGTGCTGATCTGGGACGACGGCGACGACACCCTGGCCGAACCGCGCGCGCCCTATCCGCACGCGCGCGACGTGGCGATGCTGCGGGCACATCAGATGCGTTGTGCCGCAGTCATCGGCGGCTACGCGCGGACCGCCGAGGCGCAGGCACTGGTGCGCAGTGGGTGGGCCCACGATCTGGTGGCGACGCGTCCCGTGCTGCGGGCCCGCGCACCGCGCGTCGTGGCGTTGGAGAACGACGGCTTCCAGCAGGAACGGGATGCCGCCGCGCATTCGGCGCGTCTGCCCTCGGTGGCACTGCAGGCCGCGCGGACCGCACTGCAGGCCGAGCGGCCCGTGCTGGTGCAGGTGCCGCGGCGCGGATACGTGCCGTCGCTGGCGTGCGCCAAGTGCCGCACCGTGGCCCGCTGCCGACACTGCACGGGCCCGCTGTCGCTCACCGATCGGCTCACCACCGGTGCGGTGTGCCGATGGTGCGGGCGGCACGACTCGACGCTGCGCTGCGTGCGCTGCGGTTCGGACGCGGTGCGCGCCGTCGTGATCGGATCCCGCAGGACCGCAGAGGAATTGGGCCGCGCGTTCCCGGGGACGACGATCGTCACATCGTCGGGCGAGTCGATGGTGAGCACGGTCGAGGACGGCCCGGTGGTCGCGGTCGCGACGCCGGGTGCCGAACCCGCGGCACCGCACGGGTACGGCGCGGCACTGCTGCTGGACGCCTGGGCGCTTTTGGGCCGTCAGGATCTGCGCGCCGCGGAGGACACGCTGCGGCGATGGCTGGGGGCGGCGGCGCTGGTGCGTCCGCATTCCGAGGGCGGGGCGGTGGTCGTGGTGGCCGAGGCATCGCTGCCGACGGTCCAGTGCCTGGTGCGCTGGGACCCGGTCGGGGCCGCTGAAGCCGAACTCGACTCCCGCGCCGAGGTGGGCCTGCCGCCGAGCGTGCACATCGCCGCCCTCGACGGAACCTCCGACGGGGTTTCCGCACTGCTGGAGACGGCGGGCCTGCCCGGTGACCTCGCGGGCCCGATGGACGTCCTCGGCCCCGTCGACCTGCCCCTCGGCGCAAGGCGGCCCGCCGGACTCGACCCCGACGCCGAGGTGATCCGCATGCTCGTGCGCGTGAGACGAGACCAGGGTCTGGAGCTCGCGTCGACGCTTCGACGCGCCACCGGGGTGCTCAGCGCGCGCCGCGACCACGAATTGGTGCGAGTTCAGGTGGATCCACTGCACATAGGCTGA
- the mihF gene encoding integration host factor, actinobacterial type → MALPQLTDEQRAAALEKAAAARRARAELKDRLKRGGTNLKQVLKDAETDEVLGKMKVSALLEALPKVGKVKAQEIMTELEIAPTRRLRGLGDRQRKALLDKFDPS, encoded by the coding sequence GTGGCCCTTCCCCAGTTGACCGACGAACAGCGCGCGGCAGCGTTGGAGAAGGCTGCTGCCGCTCGTCGAGCACGAGCCGAACTCAAGGATCGGCTCAAGCGCGGCGGCACCAACCTCAAGCAGGTCCTGAAGGACGCCGAGACCGATGAGGTCCTCGGCAAGATGAAGGTTTCCGCGCTGCTCGAGGCCCTGCCCAAGGTTGGCAAGGTCAAGGCGCAGGAGATCATGACCGAGCTGGAAATCGCCCCGACCCGCCGCCTGCGCGGTCTCGGCGACCGGCAGCGCAAGGCGCTGCTGGACAAGTTCGACCCGTCCTAA
- a CDS encoding lysoplasmalogenase, producing MWLAGAVVGAAYGVFLIAVAVSSPAGAALTGQFAGQPVVKALMAVLLAVAATAHPLIRERRWLVAALLFSALGDFLLAIPWWEPSFVGGLGAFLVAHVCFLGALIPLWSPSPVRLVAAAVVVVSCIALLVWFWPNLAEQGLTVPVTLYITVLGAMVCAALMARLPTVWTALGAVSFAVSDSMIGISEFVRHDQLLAVPIWWAYAAAMVMITAGLLFRRSSVQPAELVR from the coding sequence ATGTGGTTGGCCGGCGCGGTCGTCGGTGCCGCCTACGGCGTATTCCTGATCGCGGTCGCCGTCTCCTCACCCGCTGGCGCGGCACTGACCGGGCAGTTCGCCGGTCAGCCCGTCGTGAAGGCCCTGATGGCCGTCCTGCTGGCGGTCGCAGCCACCGCGCACCCCCTGATCCGGGAGCGACGGTGGCTCGTTGCGGCCCTGCTGTTCTCGGCGCTGGGCGACTTCCTGCTCGCGATCCCGTGGTGGGAACCCTCGTTCGTCGGCGGTCTCGGGGCGTTCCTGGTGGCCCATGTGTGCTTCCTCGGTGCGCTGATCCCGCTGTGGTCACCGTCGCCGGTGCGCCTGGTCGCCGCGGCGGTGGTCGTCGTGTCGTGCATCGCGCTGCTGGTCTGGTTCTGGCCGAATCTGGCCGAGCAGGGGTTGACGGTGCCGGTCACGCTGTACATCACGGTGCTCGGCGCAATGGTGTGTGCGGCGCTGATGGCCCGCCTGCCCACGGTGTGGACCGCGCTGGGCGCGGTGTCCTTCGCGGTGTCGGACTCGATGATCGGCATCTCGGAGTTCGTCCGCCACGACCAACTGCTGGCCGTGCCGATCTGGTGGGCCTACGCGGCCGCGATGGTCATGATCACCGCGGGCCTGCTCTTTCGGCGTTCGTCGGTGCAGCCTGCTGAACTGGTGCGGTGA
- the rpoZ gene encoding DNA-directed RNA polymerase subunit omega: MTNSHADTLTATDAVDAAGFGAYDTPLGITNPPIDELLDRVSSKYALVIYAAKRARQINDYYNQLGDGILEYVGPLVEPGLQEKPLSIAMREIHGDLLEHTEGE, from the coding sequence GTGACCAACTCGCACGCCGACACCCTGACCGCCACCGATGCGGTCGACGCCGCGGGATTCGGCGCCTACGACACTCCGCTGGGCATCACGAATCCCCCAATCGACGAGCTGCTGGACCGCGTGTCGAGCAAGTACGCGCTGGTGATCTACGCCGCCAAGCGGGCCCGTCAGATCAACGATTACTACAACCAGCTCGGTGACGGCATCCTCGAGTACGTCGGCCCGCTGGTCGAGCCCGGCCTGCAGGAGAAGCCGCTGTCGATCGCGATGCGCGAGATCCACGGCGACCTGCTCGAGCACACCGAGGGCGAGTAG
- the coaBC gene encoding bifunctional phosphopantothenoylcysteine decarboxylase/phosphopantothenate--cysteine ligase CoaBC — protein MARKRIIVGVAGGIAAYKACSVVRQLTEAGHEVRVVPTESALKFVGAATFEALSGNPVRTGVFEDVPEVPHVRIGQQADLMVVAPATADLLARAVAGRADDLLTATLLTVRCPVLYAPAMHTEMWLHPATVDNVETLRSRGAVVLEPASGRLTGADTGPGRLPEPEEITTFAELLLARADALPHDLAGTKLLVTAGGTREPLDPVRFIGNRSSGKQGYAVARVAAQRGAEVTLIAGNTAGLADPAGVHVVHIGSAAQLRDAVSKHAPDANALVMAAAVADFRPATVATAKIKKGGAEEPSSIDLIRNDDVLAGAVQARTDGQLPNMRVIVGFAAETGDANGDVLFHARAKLRRKGCDLLVVNAVGDGRAFEVDNNDGWLLAADGTESALEHGSKTLMASRIVDSVAALLQDRG, from the coding sequence ATGGCTCGCAAACGGATCATCGTCGGTGTGGCAGGCGGAATCGCCGCCTACAAGGCGTGTTCTGTGGTCCGCCAACTCACCGAGGCCGGCCATGAGGTGCGGGTTGTCCCCACCGAGTCCGCGCTGAAGTTCGTCGGCGCCGCCACGTTCGAGGCGTTGTCGGGCAACCCGGTGCGCACCGGGGTCTTCGAAGACGTGCCCGAGGTGCCCCATGTCCGCATCGGGCAGCAGGCCGACCTGATGGTCGTGGCCCCCGCGACCGCGGACCTGCTGGCCCGTGCCGTGGCCGGACGCGCCGACGATCTGTTGACCGCGACGCTGCTGACCGTGCGCTGTCCGGTGCTCTACGCCCCGGCCATGCACACCGAGATGTGGCTGCACCCCGCAACCGTCGACAATGTCGAGACGCTGCGCAGCCGCGGTGCCGTCGTCCTCGAACCGGCCTCCGGCCGCCTGACCGGCGCCGACACCGGACCGGGCCGACTGCCCGAACCCGAAGAGATCACGACCTTCGCCGAGCTGCTGTTGGCCCGCGCCGACGCGCTGCCCCACGACCTCGCCGGAACCAAGCTCCTGGTGACCGCGGGCGGCACCCGTGAACCCCTGGATCCCGTCCGCTTCATCGGCAACCGCAGTTCCGGCAAGCAGGGTTACGCCGTGGCCCGCGTGGCCGCGCAGCGCGGCGCCGAGGTGACGCTGATCGCCGGAAACACCGCAGGCCTGGCAGACCCGGCGGGTGTGCACGTCGTGCACATCGGATCGGCGGCGCAGTTGCGCGACGCGGTGTCCAAGCACGCCCCCGACGCCAATGCGCTCGTGATGGCCGCGGCCGTCGCGGATTTCCGGCCCGCCACCGTCGCGACCGCCAAGATCAAGAAGGGCGGCGCCGAGGAGCCCAGTTCGATCGACCTGATCCGCAACGACGACGTGCTCGCCGGCGCCGTGCAGGCCCGCACCGACGGCCAACTGCCCAACATGCGGGTGATCGTCGGTTTTGCTGCCGAGACCGGCGACGCGAACGGCGACGTGCTGTTCCATGCGCGCGCCAAGCTCCGGCGCAAGGGCTGTGACCTGCTGGTCGTCAATGCGGTCGGGGACGGTCGCGCGTTCGAGGTCGACAACAATGACGGCTGGTTGCTGGCCGCCGACGGCACCGAGTCGGCGCTTGAGCACGGGTCGAAGACGTTGATGGCGAGTCGTATCGTGGACTCGGTCGCGGCGCTGCTCCAGGATCGGGGCTGA
- a CDS encoding alpha/beta hydrolase, which produces MPSIDPILQQVLDVAPFRLTPADGPNVARKLFADLPRPALHPEVRSEDRQVAGEAGDIPIRIYWPAQHESSSPVVLFFHGGGFAVGDLDTYDNQARQHAADAEAIVVAVEYRLAPEEPYPAAVQDVWAVTRWVGEHAGEFGGDPSRLAVAGDSAGGNLAAVVAQMARDEGGPALVFQLLWYPAITSDPTLPSFTENADAPILDTAAVDGFTAWYAGHLDLSDLAALPATLAPERAASLEGLPPAYVAVAGHDPLRDGGRWYAELLEAAGVPVTYDNAEDLVHGYLAFAGLVPATTEAKDRGMAALRRALHG; this is translated from the coding sequence ATGCCAAGCATCGATCCGATCCTTCAGCAGGTGCTCGACGTCGCGCCCTTCCGGTTGACCCCCGCCGACGGCCCCAACGTGGCCCGCAAGCTGTTCGCTGACCTGCCGCGCCCGGCCCTGCACCCCGAGGTGCGCAGCGAGGACCGTCAGGTCGCCGGTGAGGCCGGTGACATCCCGATTCGGATCTACTGGCCGGCGCAGCACGAGTCCTCGTCGCCGGTCGTGCTGTTCTTCCACGGCGGCGGCTTCGCCGTGGGCGATCTCGACACCTACGACAACCAGGCCCGCCAGCACGCCGCCGACGCCGAGGCGATCGTGGTTGCCGTGGAGTACCGTCTGGCGCCCGAGGAGCCGTATCCGGCTGCGGTGCAGGATGTCTGGGCCGTGACGCGCTGGGTCGGCGAACACGCCGGGGAGTTCGGCGGCGATCCGAGTCGGCTCGCGGTGGCCGGCGACTCGGCGGGCGGAAACCTCGCCGCGGTGGTGGCGCAGATGGCCCGCGACGAGGGCGGACCGGCGCTGGTGTTCCAGCTGCTGTGGTACCCGGCGATCACCTCGGACCCGACGCTGCCGTCGTTCACCGAGAACGCCGATGCGCCCATCCTCGACACGGCCGCGGTCGACGGGTTCACCGCGTGGTACGCCGGTCACCTCGACCTGTCGGATCTCGCGGCCCTGCCCGCGACGCTGGCCCCCGAGCGGGCGGCGAGCCTGGAGGGGCTGCCGCCGGCGTATGTCGCGGTGGCGGGGCACGACCCGCTCCGCGACGGTGGCCGCTGGTACGCCGAACTGCTCGAGGCCGCGGGAGTGCCCGTCACCTACGACAACGCCGAAGATCTGGTGCACGGCTATCTGGCGTTCGCCGGTCTTGTGCCCGCGACCACCGAGGCCAAGGATCGCGGGATGGCCGCGCTGCGGCGCGCGCTGCACGGCTGA
- the metK gene encoding methionine adenosyltransferase translates to MSDKSRLFTSESVTEGHPDKICDAISDSVLDALLAQDPRSRVAVETLVTTGQVHVVGEVTTTAKEAFADITNIVRERILDIGYDSSDKGFDGASCGVNIGIGAQSPDIAQGVDTAHEARVEGAGDPLDAQGAGDQGLMFGYAIKDTPELMPLPIALAHRLSRRLTEVRKNGVLDYLRPDGKTQVTVQYDGTTPVRLDTVVLSTQHAAGIDLEATLTPDIREKVVNTVLADLNHDTLDTSDFRLLVNPTGKFELGGPMGDAGLTGRKIIVDTYGGWARHGGGAFSGKDPSKVDRSAAYAMRWVAKNVVAAGLAERIEVQVAYAIGKAAPVGLFVETFGSETVDPARIEKAITSVFDLRPGAIIRDLDLLRPIYAQTAAYGHFGRTDVELPWEQLNKVEELKASV, encoded by the coding sequence GTGAGCGATAAGAGTCGGCTGTTCACCAGTGAGTCGGTGACCGAGGGGCATCCCGACAAGATCTGTGACGCGATCAGCGACTCGGTGCTCGACGCGCTTCTCGCCCAGGATCCGAGGTCCCGGGTGGCCGTGGAGACACTCGTCACCACCGGTCAGGTCCACGTGGTCGGTGAGGTCACGACGACGGCCAAGGAGGCCTTCGCCGACATCACCAACATCGTTCGCGAGCGCATCCTCGACATCGGCTACGACTCGTCGGACAAGGGTTTCGACGGCGCCTCCTGCGGTGTGAACATCGGCATCGGCGCGCAGTCTCCGGATATCGCGCAGGGCGTCGACACCGCCCATGAGGCCCGCGTCGAGGGCGCTGGCGACCCGCTGGACGCCCAGGGCGCCGGCGACCAGGGCCTGATGTTCGGCTATGCCATCAAGGACACCCCTGAGCTGATGCCGCTGCCGATCGCGCTGGCGCACCGCCTGTCGCGTCGTCTGACCGAGGTCCGCAAGAACGGCGTGCTGGACTACCTGCGGCCCGACGGTAAGACCCAGGTCACCGTGCAGTACGACGGCACCACTCCGGTCCGCCTGGACACGGTCGTGCTCTCGACGCAGCACGCGGCGGGCATCGACCTCGAGGCGACGCTGACCCCGGATATCCGGGAGAAGGTCGTCAACACCGTGCTGGCCGACCTCAACCACGACACGCTGGACACCTCCGACTTCCGGCTGCTGGTCAACCCCACCGGCAAGTTCGAGCTGGGCGGCCCGATGGGTGACGCCGGCCTGACCGGCCGCAAGATCATCGTCGACACCTACGGCGGCTGGGCGCGCCACGGCGGCGGCGCCTTCTCCGGCAAGGATCCGTCAAAGGTGGACCGCTCGGCGGCCTACGCGATGCGCTGGGTGGCAAAGAACGTCGTGGCCGCGGGCCTGGCCGAGCGCATCGAGGTTCAGGTGGCCTACGCGATCGGCAAGGCCGCACCCGTGGGCCTGTTCGTCGAGACGTTCGGTTCGGAGACCGTCGACCCGGCCCGGATCGAGAAGGCCATCACCAGCGTGTTCGACCTGCGGCCCGGCGCGATCATCCGCGATCTGGACCTGCTGCGCCCGATCTATGCGCAGACCGCCGCCTACGGCCACTTCGGGCGCACCGACGTGGAACTGCCGTGGGAGCAGCTGAACAAGGTCGAGGAGCTCAAAGCTTCCGTCTAG